The following are encoded in a window of Gossypium raimondii isolate GPD5lz chromosome 13, ASM2569854v1, whole genome shotgun sequence genomic DNA:
- the LOC105784453 gene encoding uncharacterized protein LOC105784453, whose translation MQLLRVITITLPHPRFPNLCFPLLLFRFLPSSSAFRFSDASLQRHLLHRNLARFCIHPVVVHRTLPRFPWLQIIMSGVPQSHASSQASRGSKKKWIPEEDAALVSCMVDLHNVGTFNADTGFKADYLNELEKMLEKALPRAMLKAKPNIESRIRCLKRE comes from the exons ATGCAGTTATTGCGCGTAATAACTATTACGCTCCCTCATCCCCGATTCCCTAATCTGTGTTTTCCCCTTCTCCTTTTCCGTTTTTTGCCCTCGTCCTCAGCCTTCAGATTCTCCGACGCCTCCTTGCAAAG ACACCTTCTTCATCGCAATCTTGCCCGATTTTGCATTCACCCG GTTGTTGTTCATCGAACTCTTCCCCGATTTCCCTGGTTACAG ataataatgtcaggtgttccacaatcacatgcttcttctcaagcttctcgaggaagcaaaaaaaaatggattccagaagaagatgcagccttggtttcttgcatggtggatttgcacaatgtaggaacatttaatgctgataccgggttcaaGGCCGAttatttgaacgagctagaaaaaatgctagaaaaggctttaccaagagcaatgttgaaggcgaagccaaatattgaatctcggattaggtgcctaaaaagGGAATAG
- the LOC105784030 gene encoding nudix hydrolase 10: MPISADLSEVVGRPVCRNGVWHDELLPVINDDHGGVIIEMKEHMDTETFLAMLRASMLQWKQQGKKGVWIKLPIGLIHLVETAVKEGFRYHHAEPSYLMLVFWIPKTPSTIPGNATHRVGVGAIILNDKREVLVVQEKSGLLQGTGIWKIPTGVVEEGEEIFVAAMREVKEETGIDTEFVEVLGFRQTHKSFFEKSDLFFICMLHPLSFDIQKQELEIEAAQWMPFEEYAAQPFAQKHELFRYVNELCLAKVDRGYTGFSPRPTVSIFSDHSSFLYLNNQDLDKSRSVKNPEEQN, from the exons ATGCCGATCTCAGCGGATCTATCGGAGGTAGTTGGAAGACCGGTGTGCAGAAATGGAGTTTGGCATGATGAATTGCTTCCTGTTATCAATGATGACCATGGAGGTGTCATTATAGAAATGAAGGAGCATATGGACACTGAAACCTTTCTTGCCATGCTCAGAGCTTCCATGTTGCAGTGGAAGCAACAG GGTAAAAAGGGAGTTTGGATTAAATTGCCTATTGGACTCATACATCTAGTCGAAACTGCAGTGAAG gAGGGGTTCAGATACCACCATGCTGAGCCAAGTTACCTCATGCTCGTGTTCTGGATTCCTAAGACCCCTAGCACTATCCCTGGAAATGCAACACACCGAGTAGGTGTTGGTGCAATTATCTTGAATGATAAAAGAGAG GTGCTCGTAGTTCAGGAAAAGAGTGGTCTTCTTCAAGGAACAGGCATATGGAAAATTCCTACTGGGGTTGTTGAAGAG GGCGAGGAAATTTTTGTGGCAGCAATGAGAGAAGTAAAAGAAGAGACAGGA ATTGACACAGAGTTCGTGGAGGTCCTAGGATTCAG GCAAACACACAAGTCTTTTTTCGAGAAGTCAGATCTATTTTTCATATGCATGTTGCATCCACTATCCTTTGACATACAGAAGCAAGAGCTGGAAATTGAGGCAGCCCAG tGGATGCCATTTGAAGAATATGCAGCTCAGCCTTTTGCCCAGAAGCATGAGCTTTTCCGATACGTTAATGAATTATGCTTAGCAAAGGTAGACAGAGGCTATACTGGGTTTTCTCCTCGGCCTACTGTATCAATTTTCAGCGATCATTCATCTTTCCTTTATTTGAACAATCAGGACCTGGACAAGTCAAGGTCTGTGAAAAACCCTGAAGAGCAAAACTAG
- the LOC105783295 gene encoding fasciclin-like arabinogalactan protein 1, which translates to MQRRHPLLLLLIFSVFLSFQTSNGHNITRLLAKHPSLSTFNHYLTLTHLAQEINRRTTITVLALDNAAMSSLLNKNPSIYTMKNVLSLHVLLDYFGAKKLHQITNGTALAATMFQATGVAPGVSGFVNITDFKGGKVGFGAEDNGGDLDSFFVKSVEELPYNISVIQISKALPSAIAEAPTPGPSELNITGIMSAHGCKVFAGTLLANPEAMGTYEDNLNGGLTVFCPLDDAFKAFLPKYKNLTASGKESFLEFFGVPVYQSLSMLKSNNGLMNTLATDGASKFDFTVQNDGEQVTLKTKINTVKITGTLLDEQPVAIYTIDKVLMPRELFKAAPTPAPAPAPEEAADAPKASKSKSKSKSKSAPTPESDAPADSPDDDPADQTADDNAASSFKGGRFVAVGLSFLLVFLLL; encoded by the exons ATGCAGCGAAGACAcccccttcttcttcttctcattttctcAGTTTTTCTCAGCTTCCAAACATCAAATGGCCATAACATCACACGTTTACTCGCCAAGCACCCTTCTTTATCCACCTTCAACCATTACCTCACTCTCACCCATTTGGCTCAAGAGATCAACCGCCGCACTACCATCACTGTTCTCGCCTTAGACAACGCCGCCATGTCCTCTCTCTTGAATAAAAACCCTTCCATTTACACCATGAAGAACGTCCTTTCCCTCCATGTTCTTCTTGACTACTTCGGTGCCAAGAAGCTTCACCAGATAACCAATGGCACCGCACTCGCCGCTACTATGTTCCAAGCCACTGGGGTCGCCCCTGGGGTTTCCGGCTTTGTTAACATAACCGATTTTAAAGGTGGAAAAGTTGGTTTTGGAGCTGAAGACAATGGTGGGGATTTAGATTCTTTCTTTGTTAAATCTGTTGAGGAACTGCCTTATAATATATCTGTGATTCAGATCAGCAAGGCTTTGCCTTCTGCTATAGCTGAGGCTCCCACTCCAGGGCCGAGTGAGCTGAATATTACTGGGATTATGTCAGCACATGGATGTAAAGTGTTTGCTGGTACCCTTTTAGCCAATCCTGAAGCCATGGGAACATATGAG GATAATCTGAATGGAGGATTGACTGTGTTCTGCCCACTGGATGATGCATTTAAAGCCTTTTTACCAAAGTACAAGAACTTGACTGCTTCAGGGAAAGAATCATTCCTTGAGTTCTTTGGTGTGCCTGTTTACCAGTCTTTATCCATGTTGAAATCCAACAATGGTCTCATGAACACATTAGCTACCGATGGTGCTAGCAAGTTCGACTTCACCGTCCAAAATGATGGCGAACAGGTGACACTAAAGACCAAGATCAACACCGTCAAAATAACTGGGACTTTACTCGACGAACAACCTGTGGCGATTTATACAATCGACAAGGTCTTGATGCCTAGAGAATTGTTCAAGGCAGCCCCTACTCCTGCCCCGGCACCAGCCCCAGAGGAAGCAGCGGATGCACCAAAAGCatccaaatcaaaatctaaGTCAAAGTCGAAGTCAGCCCCAACACCAGAATCTGATGCACCAGCGGATTCACCGGACGATGATCCAGCTGATCAGACAGCAGACGATAATGCTGCATCGAGTTTTAAAGGTGGAAGGTTTGTTGCTGTTGGATTGAGCTTCTTGTTAGTGTTTTTGTTGCTCTAA